From Nicotiana tabacum cultivar K326 chromosome 22, ASM71507v2, whole genome shotgun sequence, one genomic window encodes:
- the LOC142175828 gene encoding uncharacterized protein LOC142175828 has translation MSLYKLVFGKACHLPVKLEHRTLRVLRQLNLDMKVADTNRVTELHELDEFRYHTFESTRLYKERIKMIHDKYILEQHFKSGDVVLLYNSRLKLFPGKFKSRWSGPFRVAEMHPTGAVEIALKDGSRKFKVNGQMLKYYQGMSEEDKVISTIYLKDT, from the coding sequence ATGTCTTTGTATAAACTGGTAtttgggaaggcatgtcacttacCCGTGAAGTTGGAGCATAGAACTTTGAGGGTATTGAGGCAACTGAATCTTGATATGAAAGTTGCGGATACAAATAGAGTCACAGAGTtgcacgagcttgatgagtttcgttACCAcacttttgagagcacaaggctATACAAGGAGAGAATTAAGATGATACATGACAAATATATTCTTGAGCAACATTTTAAATCTGGAGACGTGGTATTGCTATACAATTCGAGATTGAAGTTGTTTCCGGGCAAGTTTAAATCAAGATGGTCAGGACCATTTCGTGTGGCAGAGATGCATCCTACCGGAGCTGTAGAAATTGCATTGAAAGATGGCTCCCGCAAGTTCAAAGTTAATGGGCAAATGCTAAAATATTATCAAGGCATGAGTGAGGAAGATAAAGTGATCTCAACCATATACTTGAAGGATACTTGA